From Macaca fascicularis isolate 582-1 chromosome 14, T2T-MFA8v1.1, a single genomic window includes:
- the PSMA1 gene encoding proteasome subunit alpha type-1 isoform X2 yields the protein MEAVKQGSATVGLKSKTHAVLVALKRAQSELAAHQKKILHVDNHIGISIAGLTADARLLCNFMRQECLDSRFVFDRPLPVSRLVSLIGSKTQIPTQRYGRRPYGVGLLIAGYDDMGPHIFQTCPSANYFDCRAMSIGARSQSARTYLERHMSEFMECNLNELVKHGLRALRETLPAEQDLTTKNVSIGIVGKDLEFTIYDDDDVSPFLEGLEERPQRKAQPAQPADEPAEKADEPMEH from the exons ATGGAAGCTGTTAAACAAGGTTCAGCCACAGTTGGTCTGAAATCAAAAACTCATGCAGTGTTGGTTGCATTGAAA AGGGCACAATCAGAGCTTGCAGctcatcagaaaaaaattctCCATGTTGACAACCATATTGGTATCTCAATTGCGGGGCTTACTGCTGATGCTAGACTGTTATG taattttatgCGTCAGGAGTGTTTGGATTCCAGATTTGTATTTGATAGACCACTGCCTGTGTCTCGTCTTGTATCTCTAATTGGAAGCA AGACCCAGATACCAACACAACGATATGGCCGGAGACCATATGGTGTTGGGCTGCTTATTGCCGGTTATGAT GATATGGGCCCTCACATTTTCCAAACCTGTCCATCTGCTAACTATTTTGACTGCAGAGCCATGTCCATTGGAGCCCGATCCCAGTCAGCTCGTACTTACTTGGAGAGACATATGTCTGAATTTATGGAGT GCAATTTAAATGAACTAGTTAAACATGGTCTGCGTGCCTTAAGAGAGACACTTCCTGCAGAACAGGACCTAACTACAAAG AATGTTTCCATTGGAATTGTTGGTAAAGACTTGGAGTTTACAatctatgatgatgatgatgtgtctCCATTCCTCGAAGGTCTTGAAGAAAGGCCACAGAGAAAGGCACAG CCTGCTCAACCTGCTGATGAACCTGCAGAAAAGGCTGATGAACCAATGGAACATTAA
- the PSMA1 gene encoding proteasome subunit alpha type-1 isoform X1, whose translation MFRNQYDNDVTVWSPQGRIHQIEYAMEAVKQGSATVGLKSKTHAVLVALKRAQSELAAHQKKILHVDNHIGISIAGLTADARLLCNFMRQECLDSRFVFDRPLPVSRLVSLIGSKTQIPTQRYGRRPYGVGLLIAGYDDMGPHIFQTCPSANYFDCRAMSIGARSQSARTYLERHMSEFMECNLNELVKHGLRALRETLPAEQDLTTKNVSIGIVGKDLEFTIYDDDDVSPFLEGLEERPQRKAQPAQPADEPAEKADEPMEH comes from the exons ATG tttCGAAATCAGTACGACAATGATGTCACTGTTTGGAGCCCGCag ggcaGGATTCATCAAATTGAATATGCAATGGAAGCTGTTAAACAAGGTTCAGCCACAGTTGGTCTGAAATCAAAAACTCATGCAGTGTTGGTTGCATTGAAA AGGGCACAATCAGAGCTTGCAGctcatcagaaaaaaattctCCATGTTGACAACCATATTGGTATCTCAATTGCGGGGCTTACTGCTGATGCTAGACTGTTATG taattttatgCGTCAGGAGTGTTTGGATTCCAGATTTGTATTTGATAGACCACTGCCTGTGTCTCGTCTTGTATCTCTAATTGGAAGCA AGACCCAGATACCAACACAACGATATGGCCGGAGACCATATGGTGTTGGGCTGCTTATTGCCGGTTATGAT GATATGGGCCCTCACATTTTCCAAACCTGTCCATCTGCTAACTATTTTGACTGCAGAGCCATGTCCATTGGAGCCCGATCCCAGTCAGCTCGTACTTACTTGGAGAGACATATGTCTGAATTTATGGAGT GCAATTTAAATGAACTAGTTAAACATGGTCTGCGTGCCTTAAGAGAGACACTTCCTGCAGAACAGGACCTAACTACAAAG AATGTTTCCATTGGAATTGTTGGTAAAGACTTGGAGTTTACAatctatgatgatgatgatgtgtctCCATTCCTCGAAGGTCTTGAAGAAAGGCCACAGAGAAAGGCACAG CCTGCTCAACCTGCTGATGAACCTGCAGAAAAGGCTGATGAACCAATGGAACATTAA